A portion of the Thunnus maccoyii chromosome 20, fThuMac1.1, whole genome shotgun sequence genome contains these proteins:
- the LOC121886731 gene encoding serine protease 33-like, with translation MSFVPPQSGQQRATQRVATLCAQPGGMLRGCMRGGAAASRVVCLRGGVSGVTGGQQESHAQLDVCGIAPLNARIVGGEDAPAGSWPWQASLQRFGSNGLTLHIHHSAQ, from the exons aTGAGTTTTGTCCCTCCTCAGTCTGGACAGCAGCGTGCAACTCAGCGTGTGGCGACCCTGTGTGCCCAGCCGGGCGGGATGCTCAGAGGTTGTATGAGGGGAGGAGCGGCTGCATCCAGGGTTGTTTGCTTGCGGGGAGGAGTCAGTGGTGTGACTGGAGGACAGCAGG AATCACATGCTCAGCTTGATG TATGTGGCATTGCTCCACTGAACGCCAGGATAGTTGGAGGTGAAGATGCTCCAGCTGGAAGTTGGCCCTGGCAGGCTAGTCTGCAGAGATTTGGCAGCAACGGActaactctgcacatacatcattctgcacagtga
- the cabp5a gene encoding calcium-binding protein 5a: protein MMLLVDDQKSPNEEMSFGAACIFLRGGKNISRELADDEIDELRDAFNEFDKDKDGLISCKDLGNLMRTMGYMPTEMELIELSQNINMNLGGRVDFEDFVELMAPKLLAETAGMIGVKELKDAFKEFDMDGDGEITTEELRSAMTKLMGEHMSRREIDTIVKEADDNGDGTVDFEEFVRMMSHQ, encoded by the exons ATGATGCTATTGGTTGATGACCAGAAATCACCAAACGAAG AAATGAGTTTTGGGGCAGCGTGCATTTTCTTGCGGGGAGGGAAAAACATC TCAAGAGAACTGGCGGATGATGAGATTGACG AGCTACGTGATGCCTTCAATGAGTTCGACAAAGACAAGGATGGGCTGATCAGCTGTAAGGATCTGGGGAACCTGATGAGGACAATGGGTTACATGCCCACTGAGATGGAGCTGATTGAGCTGAGccaaaacatcaacatgaacC TTGGTGGCAGAGTCGACTTTGAGGACTTTGTGGAACTGATGGCCCCGAAGCTTCTGGCAGAAACAGCTGGGATGATTGGCGTGAAGGAGCTCAAAGATGCCTTTAAAGAG TTCGACATGGATGGAGATGGAGAAATCACAACAGAGGAGCTGCGTTCAGCCATGACCAAGTTAATGGGAGAGCACATGAGCCGAAGAGAAATAGACACCATCGTGAAAGAAGCAGATGACAACGGTGATGGCACAGTAGACTTCGAAG AATTTGTCAGAATGATGTCTCATCAATGA
- the nif3l1 gene encoding NIF3-like protein 1, which yields MLTGCRNLSWTFLFLTYRRVRTRRSFISQTSLCSSTSTVSSIPLTQPSPTNGHSFFPLHPPVHFFPTRRLSHSALCPGLMELKEVLQVLEQLAPLSLAESWDNVGLLVEPSKSRPVKTILLTNDLTDAVMEEAENMSCDLIISYHPPLFRPIKRLVQKDWKQRLAIRAVEAGMAVFSPHTSWDTVKGGVNDWLVGGLGSGQVSVLNQTHGSASHSHKLEFTVRSAEELNGVMEELKACDSGTTLQHSVSRPNSSGIHVSLTCCDSALTPSVQTLLRHSASCQSLSILKLEKPPLLGHGQGRLSVLDQPVTVATAIQKMKSHLGLSHLRLALGVGHTQESSVCTVAVCAGSGASVLNGIRADLYITGEMSHHEVLDAVAKGTSVLLSDHSNSERGFLAMFRERLAVRLPDSVTVVVSKADRDPLEVV from the exons ATGTTGACTGGATGTAGAAACCTTTCttggacatttttatttctcacctACAGACGTGTTCGTACCAGGAGGAGCTTCATCTCACAGacttctctctgctcctctaCCTCAACAGTTTCGTCCATCCCTCTGACTCAACCTTCACCCACTAACGGTCACAGCTTCTTCCCTCTACATCCACCTGTTCACTTCTTTCCCACCCGCCGCCTTTCTCATTCTGCTCTTTGTCCCGGTCTGATGGAGCTAAAGGAAGTTCTCCAGGTGTTGGAGCAGCTGGCTCCTCTGTCGCTGGCTGAGTCATGGGACAACGTTGGCCTGCTGGTCGAGCCGAGCAAATCTCGACCTGTTAAAACCATCCTGCTAACCAATGACCTCACAGATGCTGTCATGGAGGAAGCAGAGAACATGAGCTGCGATCTTATAATATCATATCACCCTCCGCTTTTTCGGCCAATCAAGCGCCTGGTTCAGAAAGACTGGAAGCAGCGATTGGCCATCCGGGCTGTGGAGGCCGGGATGGCGGTCTTCTCCCCCCACACTTCATGGGATACTGTTAAAGGAGGAGTAAACGACTGGCTAGTCGGCGGACTTG GTAGCGGTCAGGTGTCTGTGCTGAATCAGACGCATGGCAGCGCCTCCCACAGTCACAAACTGGAGTTCACAGTCAGGAGTGCCGAAGAATTAAATGGTGTTATGGAGGAACTGAAGGCTTGTGACAGTGGAACAACACTACAGCATTCAGTCAGCAG ACCCAACAGCAGTGGGATCCATGTCAGCTTAACCTGCTGTGACTCAGCGCTGACCCCCAGTGTCCAGACTCTGTTACGACACAGCGCCTCCTGCCAGTCCCTCAGTATCCTGAAGTTAGAAAAG CCCCCTCTCCTGGGACATGGTCAAGGACGACTCAGTGTTTTGGACCAGCCAGTAACTGTGGCAACAGCCATCCAGAAAATGAAGTCCCACTTGGGGTTAAGTCACCTCCGTTTGGCTCTGGGAGTGGGACACACGCAAG AGTCCTCTGTGTGCACTGTGGCTGTGTGTGCTGGATCTGGGGCCTCAGTACTGAATGGAATCAGAGCAGACCTCTACATCACAG GTGAGATGTCCCACCATGAAGTTCTGGACGCTGTGGCGAAGGGAACCAGCGTCCTCCTCAGTGACCATAGCAACAGTGAGCGGGGTTTTCTGGCCATGTTCAGAGAGAGACTGGCAGTGCGTCTTCCCGACAGTGTAACGGTGGTGGTGTCGAAGGCTGACAGAGACCCTCTGGAGGTTGTCTGA
- the tbx6 gene encoding T-box transcription factor TBX6 has translation MLSVEMFPSLALGPQRIGDCFYRDREPPSHMPLFPPACDVAQRLLAPPPVPNEPAAKTQKDEVKMELENASLWKQFSSVGTEMIITKKGRRMFPGLRLKLSGLNPTLRYILLLDIIPVDNSRYRFQGGGWQAVGGAEARLPDRVFIHPDSPATGAHWQSRTISFHYAKLTNNTLDSQGHIILHSLHRYQPRVHVIEARDVLRWGGGQHSFVFPETQFITVTAYQNNKITELKINSNPFAKGFREDGMNSKKQRDARQKRKISALTETLDIVNCDPCDSTQLLPQPAASTDLQALALASLPPLPDPSCGYRPEDAPYQDTLVPEQPLVLGQAFMHSSQMPVSISMTSGMQDTPGSEVANSIIERSDTMGDPAYTSSFPAAPANSSSFPSASLPQSASFSSLPDSSNTSDPQPSIPPIDYPSTLSSSPTLSSASSSPSLQQTSFTFPTPPPSNSSSPQPLLSSSSPSSNTYHTIPPPNPEMISPHTPTDTSFPPPSSSCQSGLQDQMSAHSLLSQGEPITSGNNSPNDQSSAAFIYPNILPANPDPAPVHSQPLPNQNQPPAPTLPCSLPTHGASTSFPFHSVPPHMQNLSFPNVSPSSAHPTLHLPNLSHQAQAPALAAAFPPPSSFTHPSSSLPHPPFQPSSCLAVSSSFQQSSAPSLPPATHPQNLPNAPAASSTSSTSSYPSVEIGTIPQFNPPAPYRPEMMLHHPSLLPQLDPSLPSCLPSSAAPPTLYPAFSSYPLRLCQDPHSSLSIPLRHLYRQHQHGHAHPQGAYLDMSARAMF, from the exons ATGCTTAGCGTGGAGATGTTCCCCAGTTTGGCTCTGGGACCTCAGAGGATCGGAGACTGCTTCTACAGAG ACCGGGAGCCCCCCTCCCACATGCCGCTGTTCCCTCCCGCCTGTGATGTGGCCCAGAGGCTTCTGGCCCCTCCCCCTGTCCCCAACGAGCCTGCCGCCAAAACCCAAAAAGATGAGGTGAAGATGGAGCTGGAGAACGCGTCTTTATGGAAACAGTTCAGCTCAGTGGGCACAGAGATGATCATCACAAAGAAGGGCAG GCGGATGTTTCCTGGGTTGAGGTTGAAGCTGTCGGGCCTGAATCCAACTCTTCGTTACATCCTTCTCCTGGACATCATCCCCGTGGACAACTCACGCTATCGTTTCCAAGGCGGTGGTTGGCAGGCTGTTGGCGGGGCCGAGGCCAGGCTACCGGACCGGGTGTTCATACACCCAGATTCCCCTGCCACTGGTGCTCACTGGCAAAGCCGCACCATCTCCTTTCACTACGCCAAGCTCACCAACAACACACTGGACTCGCAGGGACAT ATCATCCTCCACTCGTTGCATCGCTACCAGCCCAGAGTTCATGTGATTGAAGCCAGAGACGTGCTTAGGTGGGGCGGAGGGCAGCACTCCTTCGTTTTCCCTGAGACCCAGTTTATCACTGTCACTGCCTACCAGAACAACAAG ATCACAGAGCTGAAGATCAATTCTAACCCGTTTGCTAAAGGCTTCAGAGAGGATGGCATGAATAGCAAAAA acaaaGAGATGCAAGACAGAAGCGCAAAATCTCTGCCCTGACAGAAACTTTGGATATAG TGAACTGTGATCCATGTGACTCCACTCAGCTTTTGCCGCAGCCCGCGGCCAGCACAGACCTCCAGGCCCTCGCCCTGGCCTCTCTGCCACCACTGCCTGACCCCTCCTGTGGGTATAGACCAGAGGACGCCCCCTACCAGGACACGCTTGTTCCAGAGCAGCCTCTGGTCCTTGGCCAggcattcatgcattcatcccAGATGCCTGTCAGCATCTCCATGACCAGTGGGATGCAGGACACACCGGGAAGTGAGGTCGCAAACAGTATCATTGAAAG ATCAGACACTATGGGTGACCCTGCTTACACCTCCAGCTTCCCTGCTGCTCCGGccaactcctcctccttcccctcagCATCTCTTCCTCAGTcagcctccttctcctccctccctgaCTCCTCGAATACATCCGATCCTCAGCCCTCCATCCCTCCCATTGACTATCCctccaccctctcctcctctcccacgctctcctccgcctcctcctctccctcgcTGCAGCAGACCTCCTTCACCTTCCCCACCCCGCCCCCTTCCAACTCCTCCTCGCCGCAGCcactcctttcctcctcctccccctcctccaacACCTATCACACCATCCCTCCCCCCAACCCAGAGATGATCAGTCCCCACACACCCACTGACACCTCTTTtcctcccccctcttcctcATGTCAGTCAGGGCTGCAGGATCAAATGTCAGCTCATTCTCTGCTCTCCCAAGGCGAACCTATCACTAGTGGAAATAATTCACCCAATGATCAAAGTTCGGCAGCATTTATTTATCCAAACATCCTGCCTGCAAATCCTGATCCCGCTCCAGTTCATTCTCAACCTCTCCCCAACCAAAACCAACCACCGGCTCCCACACTGCCCTGTTCTCTGCCCACTCACGGTGCTTCTACATCTTTCCCCTTCCACTCTGTCCCACCGCACATGCAGAATCTGTCATTTCCAAACGTGTCTCCCAGCTCTGCCCACCCCACCCTACACCTCCCAAATCTGAGCCACCAAGCCCAAGCTCCCGCCCTTGCTGCTGccttccctcccccctcctccttcactcATCCTTCATCCTCCCTTCCTCACCCTCCTTTCCAACCCTCCTCTTGCTTGGctgtctcctcttctttccaGCAGTCCTCTGCTCCCTCGTTGCCACCAGCAACCCACCCTCAAAACCTGCCTAATGCCCCTGCTGCCTcgtccacctcctccacctcctcgtATCCTTCTGTTGAAATAGGCACCATCCCTCAGTTCAACCCCCCTGCACCCTATCGGCCAGAGATGATGCTGCACCACCCGTCCCTTCTCCCTCAGCTCGATCCATCCCTTCCCTCCTGTCTTCCCTCCTCCGCTGCTCCCCCAACTCTCTACCCTGCCTTTTCATCCTACCCTCTCCGGCTTTGTCAGGACCCTCACTCATCCCTCTCCATCCCACTCAGGCATCTGTACAGGCAACACCAGCATGGCCACGCTCACCCTCAGGGGGCCTACCTGGACATGAGCGCAAGAgctatgttttaa